One genomic segment of Streptomyces sp. RerS4 includes these proteins:
- a CDS encoding YdbC family protein: MLVKWISCTVTDRRGFERGQRKWAGLLGEPGFRGQGGGWSRGRPGIAHVFGFWESRAFYDSFMARSHDRLAAAQNGTYAATRITLFDHRFDVKTGFEPRFHDADVVRVAHARVREGRVDHFALMQEKVWNPAMAGSPGMIRGLFGEAPGREFLVLSMWLSAAEHGKYREERVERLSLRAQTEADVEALTGDVVDLEPGWTV, translated from the coding sequence GTGCTGGTCAAGTGGATTAGCTGCACGGTGACGGACCGACGCGGGTTCGAGCGCGGGCAGCGCAAATGGGCGGGGCTGCTCGGCGAACCCGGGTTCCGGGGCCAGGGCGGCGGCTGGAGCCGGGGCCGGCCGGGGATCGCGCACGTCTTCGGTTTCTGGGAGAGCCGCGCCTTCTACGATTCCTTCATGGCGCGCTCCCACGACCGCCTGGCGGCCGCGCAGAACGGCACCTACGCGGCCACGCGCATCACCCTCTTCGACCACCGCTTCGACGTGAAGACCGGTTTCGAGCCGCGCTTCCACGACGCCGACGTGGTCCGCGTCGCCCACGCCCGGGTGCGGGAGGGTCGCGTGGACCACTTCGCCCTCATGCAGGAGAAGGTATGGAACCCGGCCATGGCCGGCTCACCCGGCATGATCCGGGGCCTCTTCGGGGAGGCCCCCGGCCGCGAGTTCCTCGTCCTGTCGATGTGGCTTTCCGCCGCCGAGCACGGCAAATACCGGGAGGAACGGGTGGAGCGGCTGTCGCTGCGCGCCCAGACCGAGGCCGACGTGGAAGCCCTCACCGGGGACGTCGTGGACCTCGAACCCGGATGGACGGTATGA
- a CDS encoding histidine phosphatase family protein, protein MVRPRRIVLVRHGESEGNVDDTVYEREPDHALRLTRRGREQAAAAGVRLRELFGDEHISAYVSPYRRTLQTFRELRLDPTRVRMREEPRLREQDWGNWQDRDDVRLQKAYRDAYGHFFYRFAQGESGADVYDRVGSFLESLYRSFEAPDHPENVLLVTHGLTMRLFCMRWFHWSVAEFEALSNPGNGEFRVLMLGPDGRYRLDRPFERWTTPEPYDLDG, encoded by the coding sequence ATGGTACGACCACGGCGCATCGTCCTCGTCCGGCACGGGGAATCCGAAGGCAACGTCGACGACACGGTGTACGAGCGGGAGCCCGACCACGCCCTGCGGCTGACCCGCCGCGGCCGCGAGCAGGCCGCCGCGGCGGGCGTCCGGCTGCGCGAACTCTTCGGCGACGAACACATCAGCGCCTACGTGTCCCCGTACCGCCGCACCCTCCAGACCTTCCGCGAGCTGCGCCTGGACCCCACGCGGGTGCGGATGCGCGAGGAGCCGAGGCTGCGCGAGCAGGACTGGGGGAACTGGCAGGACCGGGACGACGTACGGCTGCAGAAGGCCTACCGGGACGCGTACGGGCACTTCTTCTACCGCTTCGCGCAGGGCGAGTCGGGCGCCGACGTCTACGACCGGGTCGGGTCCTTCCTGGAGAGCCTCTACCGCAGCTTCGAGGCGCCGGACCATCCCGAGAACGTGCTGCTGGTGACGCACGGGCTGACGATGCGGCTGTTCTGCATGCGCTGGTTCCACTGGTCGGTGGCCGAGTTCGAGGCCCTGTCCAACCCGGGCAACGGCGAATTCAGGGTGTTGATGCTCGGACCGGACGGCCGGTACCGGCTGGACCGCCCGTTTGAGCGGTGGACCACACCCGAGCCTTACGACCTGGACGGATAA
- a CDS encoding ADP-ribosylglycohydrolase family protein produces MTADSAPETRYARAMSSLRGLALGDALGSQYFVPVNYPLLKRRELPAGDETWQWTDDTEMACSVVAVLATHGRVDQDALARSFADHHDFDRGYGPAVNRMLRLVREGEDWRTLAAELFNGQGSWGNGAAMRIAPLGAWYADDPEQATHQAEISSYTTHQHREAVCGAMAVAAAAALAASPAGTPTATDLLDAVIALVPRSAVGAGLRRARGMLDYDDATTVAAVLGCGRRTSAHDTVPFALWSAARSLDDYERAFWTTAQVGGDVDTTCAIVGGVLGARGDAVLPQAWLARTEALPAWLPRPAA; encoded by the coding sequence ATGACCGCTGATTCCGCTCCCGAAACGCGCTACGCACGCGCGATGTCCAGCCTCAGAGGGCTGGCACTGGGTGACGCCCTGGGCTCCCAGTACTTCGTTCCCGTGAACTACCCGCTGCTCAAGCGGCGCGAGCTGCCGGCAGGCGACGAGACCTGGCAGTGGACCGACGACACCGAGATGGCCTGCTCGGTGGTGGCCGTACTCGCCACGCACGGCCGCGTCGACCAGGACGCGCTCGCGCGTTCCTTCGCCGACCACCACGACTTCGACCGGGGCTACGGGCCCGCCGTGAACCGGATGCTGCGCCTCGTCCGGGAGGGTGAGGACTGGCGCACGCTGGCGGCCGAACTGTTCAACGGGCAGGGCTCGTGGGGCAACGGCGCCGCCATGCGGATCGCCCCGCTGGGCGCCTGGTACGCGGACGACCCCGAGCAGGCCACGCACCAGGCGGAGATCTCCTCCTACACCACCCACCAGCACCGCGAGGCGGTCTGCGGGGCCATGGCGGTGGCCGCCGCCGCCGCTCTGGCGGCCTCCCCGGCCGGGACGCCGACCGCCACCGACCTGCTGGACGCGGTGATCGCGCTGGTGCCGCGCAGCGCCGTCGGCGCGGGACTGCGCCGGGCGCGCGGCATGCTCGACTACGACGACGCCACCACCGTCGCGGCGGTCCTGGGCTGTGGCCGGCGAACGAGCGCCCACGACACGGTGCCGTTCGCGCTGTGGTCGGCCGCGCGGAGCCTGGACGACTACGAGCGGGCTTTTTGGACCACCGCGCAGGTCGGCGGTGACGTGGACACCACCTGCGCGATCGTCGGCGGGGTGCTGGGAGCGCGCGGCGACGCGGTGCTGCCGCAGGCCTGGCTGGCGCGGACCGAGGCCCTGCCCGCCTGGCTGCCGAGGCCGGCCGCGTAG
- a CDS encoding TetR-like C-terminal domain-containing protein: MLPTSDPPRASRRHLEHRAAVPGRRRGPELERAILDGGARGPLRLCVRKRDVMRSRAGVALRVVLHECDPAHADRFRGGIRNGLHEPAHELSGDLVRRGNEKGDVRPDAEDPLLSDMIPAMMTYRVKMCGSELPDGELADVIDRVVVPVLRVEPARAGS; the protein is encoded by the coding sequence ATGCTCCCGACCTCCGACCCACCGCGCGCGTCTCGCAGGCATCTTGAACATCGCGCTGCGGTGCCGGGGCGCAGGCGCGGACCGGAACTCGAACGGGCGATTTTGGACGGGGGTGCGCGAGGGCCTTTGCGGTTGTGCGTGAGGAAGCGGGACGTGATGCGCTCGCGGGCCGGTGTGGCGCTGCGCGTGGTCCTTCACGAATGCGACCCCGCGCACGCCGACCGGTTCCGCGGGGGCATCCGGAACGGGCTCCACGAACCGGCGCACGAACTGAGCGGAGACCTGGTGCGGCGGGGCAACGAGAAGGGTGACGTGCGGCCGGACGCGGAGGATCCGCTGCTGAGCGACATGATTCCGGCGATGATGACGTACCGCGTGAAGATGTGCGGCAGTGAACTCCCGGACGGTGAGCTCGCCGATGTGATCGACCGGGTGGTGGTCCCCGTCCTGCGCGTGGAACCGGCGCGTGCCGGCTCGTAG
- a CDS encoding ribonuclease HII translates to MPYEAPTHTVERSLRATTGAKVIAGVDEVGRGAWAGPVTVCAAITGLRRPPAGLTDSKLLTPKRRDALLEVLEGWVTAHALGHASPEEIDELGMTAALRLAAVRALEALPVRPDAVILDGKHDYLGAPWRVRTVIKGDQSCVAVAAASVIAKVRRDRMMAELGQPGDGTEDFAFAANAGYPSPVHRAALELRGPTAHHRLSWSYLDSLPQWRHLKKVRRSEEAMELEIGGQLGFDF, encoded by the coding sequence ATGCCGTACGAAGCACCCACCCACACCGTCGAGCGCTCGCTCCGTGCAACCACCGGCGCCAAGGTCATCGCCGGGGTCGACGAGGTCGGACGAGGGGCCTGGGCCGGTCCGGTCACCGTATGCGCGGCGATCACCGGTCTGCGCCGGCCGCCCGCGGGACTCACCGACTCCAAACTGCTCACCCCCAAGCGACGCGACGCGCTGCTGGAGGTCCTGGAGGGTTGGGTCACCGCGCACGCCCTCGGGCATGCCTCCCCGGAGGAGATCGACGAACTGGGGATGACGGCCGCCCTGCGGCTCGCGGCGGTGCGCGCGCTGGAGGCCCTGCCGGTGCGACCCGACGCGGTGATCCTCGACGGCAAGCACGACTACCTCGGCGCGCCGTGGCGGGTCCGTACGGTGATCAAGGGCGACCAGTCCTGCGTCGCCGTCGCCGCGGCCTCGGTGATCGCCAAGGTGCGGCGCGACCGGATGATGGCCGAACTGGGTCAACCGGGCGACGGCACCGAGGACTTCGCCTTCGCCGCCAACGCCGGCTACCCCTCGCCCGTCCACCGGGCCGCACTGGAGCTGCGCGGGCCCACCGCGCACCACCGGCTCTCGTGGTCCTACCTCGACTCGCTGCCTCAGTGGCGCCACTTGAAGAAGGTGCGCCGGAGCGAGGAGGCGATGGAGCTGGAAATCGGAGGCCAACTCGGCTTCGATTTCTGA
- a CDS encoding RecQ family ATP-dependent DNA helicase codes for MDTLELRTEADAILAELVGAPRGSARLREDQWQAVAALVEERRRALVVQRTGWGKSAVYFVATALLRRRGAGPTVIISPLLALMRNQVEAAARAGIQARTINSANPEEWKTIYEEVERGETDVLLVSPERLNSVDFREQVLPKLAATTGLLVVDEAHCISDWGHDFRPDYRRLRAMLAELAPGVPVLATTATANARVTADVAEQLGTGAGEALVLRGPLERESLRLGVVRLPDAAHRLAWLAEHLDELPGSGIIYTLTVAAAEEATAFLRQRGFTVASYTGRTENADRLQAEVDLQENRVKALVATSALGMGFDKPDLGFVVHLGSPSSPIAYYQQVGRAGRGVEHAEVLLLPGKEDEAIWRYFADTAFPPEALVRQTLAALADAGRPLSVPALEAAVDLRRTRLETMLKVLDVDGAVRRVKGGWESTGQPWAYDTERYAWVARQRAAEQQAMRDYVSTSGCRMEFLRRQLDDEGATACGRCDNCAGAWADSSVSAETLTGAARELDRPGVEVEPRRMWPTGMPALGVNLKGRIPAGEQCSTGRALGRLSDIGWGNRLRPLLAEGTPDGPVPDDVLHAAVAVLADWARSAGGWAGDVPDASARPVGVVAVPSLARPQLVGSLAQGIATVGRLPYLGTLTYTGPGGAHATRRSNSAQRLRSLSGAFAVSEDLAAALAGAPGPVLLVDDYSDSGWTLAVAARLLRQAGSGPVLPLILALAG; via the coding sequence ATGGACACCCTGGAGCTCCGCACCGAAGCCGATGCCATCCTCGCCGAGCTCGTCGGCGCCCCGCGGGGCTCGGCGCGGCTGCGCGAGGACCAGTGGCAGGCGGTCGCGGCCCTGGTGGAGGAGCGCCGGCGGGCCCTGGTGGTGCAGCGCACCGGCTGGGGGAAGTCGGCGGTGTACTTCGTCGCCACCGCGCTGCTGCGCCGTCGTGGCGCCGGACCCACGGTGATCATCTCGCCGCTGCTCGCGCTGATGCGCAACCAGGTCGAGGCGGCGGCGCGCGCCGGCATCCAGGCGCGCACCATCAACTCGGCCAACCCCGAGGAGTGGAAGACCATCTACGAGGAGGTCGAGCGCGGCGAGACCGACGTCCTCCTCGTCAGTCCCGAACGCCTCAACTCCGTGGACTTCCGCGAACAGGTGCTCCCCAAGCTCGCCGCCACGACCGGCCTGCTCGTGGTCGACGAGGCCCACTGCATCTCCGACTGGGGCCACGATTTCCGCCCCGACTACCGCCGACTGCGCGCGATGCTCGCCGAACTCGCCCCCGGCGTGCCGGTCCTCGCCACCACCGCGACCGCCAACGCGCGCGTGACCGCGGACGTGGCCGAGCAGCTCGGCACCGGCGCCGGCGAGGCCCTCGTCCTGCGCGGACCCCTGGAACGGGAGAGCCTGCGCCTGGGCGTGGTGCGGCTGCCCGACGCCGCGCACCGGCTGGCGTGGCTGGCCGAGCACCTCGACGAGCTGCCGGGCTCCGGGATCATCTACACCCTCACCGTGGCCGCGGCCGAGGAGGCCACCGCCTTCCTGCGTCAGCGCGGCTTCACGGTGGCCTCGTACACGGGACGGACCGAGAACGCCGACCGCCTGCAGGCCGAAGTGGACCTGCAGGAGAACCGGGTCAAGGCACTGGTGGCGACCTCCGCCCTCGGCATGGGCTTCGACAAGCCCGACCTGGGCTTCGTCGTGCACCTCGGCTCGCCGTCCTCCCCGATCGCCTACTACCAGCAGGTCGGCCGCGCCGGGCGCGGTGTGGAGCACGCCGAGGTGCTGCTGCTGCCGGGCAAGGAGGACGAGGCCATCTGGCGCTACTTCGCCGACACCGCCTTCCCGCCCGAGGCGCTCGTACGCCAGACCCTCGCGGCCCTCGCCGACGCGGGACGCCCGCTGTCGGTGCCGGCCCTGGAGGCGGCGGTCGACCTGCGCCGCACCCGCCTGGAGACCATGCTGAAGGTCCTCGACGTGGACGGCGCCGTGCGGCGGGTGAAGGGCGGCTGGGAGAGCACCGGTCAGCCCTGGGCGTACGACACCGAGCGGTACGCCTGGGTGGCCCGGCAGCGGGCCGCCGAGCAGCAGGCCATGCGCGACTACGTGAGCACGTCCGGGTGCCGCATGGAGTTCCTGCGCCGGCAGCTGGACGACGAGGGGGCGACCGCCTGCGGACGGTGTGACAACTGCGCGGGCGCCTGGGCCGATTCCTCCGTGTCGGCGGAGACACTGACCGGCGCGGCCAGGGAACTGGACCGCCCCGGCGTGGAGGTCGAGCCGCGCCGGATGTGGCCGACGGGCATGCCGGCGCTCGGCGTCAACTTGAAGGGACGCATCCCGGCCGGCGAACAGTGCTCCACCGGGCGCGCCCTGGGCCGGCTCTCGGACATCGGCTGGGGCAACCGCCTGCGCCCGCTGCTGGCCGAGGGAACCCCCGACGGACCGGTCCCCGACGACGTCCTGCACGCCGCGGTGGCCGTCCTCGCCGACTGGGCGCGCTCCGCGGGCGGCTGGGCGGGCGACGTCCCGGACGCCTCCGCGCGGCCCGTGGGCGTCGTGGCCGTACCGTCCCTGGCCCGGCCGCAGCTCGTGGGCTCCCTCGCCCAGGGCATCGCCACCGTCGGCCGCCTCCCCTACCTCGGCACCCTGACCTACACCGGACCGGGCGGCGCGCACGCGACCCGGCGCAGCAACTCCGCGCAACGCCTCAGGTCGCTGTCCGGTGCCTTCGCCGTCTCCGAGGACCTGGCCGCCGCCCTGGCGGGCGCGCCCGGCCCCGTCCTCCTCGTGGACGACTACTCCGACTCGGGGTGGACGTTGGCCGTCGCCGCGCGCCTGCTCCGCCAGGCGGGCAGCGGACCGGTCCTCCCGTTGATCCTCGCCCTGGCGGGCTGA
- a CDS encoding DUF4192 domain-containing protein: MTTNHAAHSPSGRPSIGPSGSPTESRITLRSPAELADALPYMLGFHPTDSLVMVTVQGEGGRFGGRLRVGIPTEPAEWEETARQVAECLIGGSERRGGKPDGIVLFLCQDPREGESGQRVMTRLRPLAQRIRLACGALDVPVLEALCLTGGRYWSYTCADSDCCPAEGNSLATPGTSVMAAAATFAGLRVRGSLKDIESRLTPLRGPWAAEQEEALERAATALVPKILDGATREQIGAETLSLARTLMRRMTLAPPAENGPGADAWDDALLGHDEAAAVILGLQDREIRDIAAEWMEADEAAPALRLWRALARRCVGAYGEHAAAPLTLAGWVSWSTGDEPTARIALTLALRADADYRFAQLLHHACNEGIDPEGLRQCLREERRRREPSRRRPAGTTRPPGRKTADRRRRTPRRSEGKDQ, from the coding sequence ATGACGACGAACCACGCAGCACACAGCCCGTCCGGCCGGCCGTCCATCGGCCCGTCCGGATCTCCCACCGAATCCCGGATCACCCTGCGCAGCCCGGCCGAACTGGCCGACGCGCTGCCCTACATGCTCGGCTTCCACCCGACGGACTCCCTGGTCATGGTCACCGTCCAGGGAGAGGGCGGACGCTTCGGCGGCCGGCTGCGCGTCGGCATTCCCACCGAACCCGCCGAATGGGAGGAGACCGCCCGGCAGGTCGCCGAATGCCTGATCGGGGGCAGCGAACGGCGCGGCGGCAAGCCCGACGGCATCGTGCTCTTCCTGTGCCAGGACCCCCGGGAAGGCGAAAGCGGGCAACGGGTGATGACCCGGCTGCGGCCGCTCGCCCAGCGGATCCGACTCGCCTGCGGCGCGCTGGACGTGCCCGTCCTGGAGGCCCTGTGCCTCACGGGCGGCCGCTACTGGTCCTACACCTGCGCCGACTCCGACTGCTGCCCGGCCGAGGGCAACTCCCTGGCGACGCCCGGCACTTCCGTGATGGCGGCGGCGGCCACCTTCGCCGGGCTGCGGGTTCGCGGCTCCCTCAAGGACATCGAGAGCCGGCTGACACCCCTGCGGGGGCCCTGGGCGGCCGAACAGGAAGAGGCCCTGGAGCGGGCCGCCACCGCCCTGGTGCCGAAGATCCTCGACGGCGCCACCCGCGAGCAGATCGGCGCCGAGACCTTGAGCCTCGCCCGGACCCTGATGCGCCGCATGACCCTCGCCCCGCCCGCCGAAAACGGCCCCGGCGCCGACGCCTGGGACGACGCGCTGCTCGGACACGACGAGGCCGCCGCCGTGATCCTCGGACTACAGGACCGCGAGATCCGCGACATCGCCGCCGAGTGGATGGAGGCCGATGAGGCCGCGCCCGCCCTGCGGCTGTGGCGGGCCCTGGCTCGCCGCTGCGTCGGGGCCTACGGGGAGCACGCGGCGGCCCCGCTCACCCTCGCGGGCTGGGTCTCCTGGTCCACCGGAGACGAGCCCACGGCCCGGATCGCGTTGACGCTGGCGCTCCGGGCCGACGCCGACTACCGCTTCGCCCAGCTGCTGCACCACGCCTGCAATGAGGGCATCGACCCCGAAGGCCTGCGCCAGTGCCTGCGCGAGGAACGCAGGCGCCGTGAACCCAGCCGCAGGCGGCCCGCCGGAACCACCCGGCCCCCCGGGCGCAAGACCGCCGATCGCCGCCGCCGCACGCCCCGCCGCAGCGAGGGGAAGGACCAGTGA
- a CDS encoding glycogen debranching N-terminal domain-containing protein, which produces MPPVHGSVICVAAPGLVISPEHGQLTGRGIEGIYRAGRRLLSRCVLRVGGRDPVSVQGRSLGADRASFTATVRTGVEAGPDPDIGVERVRHADGTERITLRSFAARPLRLPVEVSLGTDLAELAAVAAGRAGPELAAAVHAGGLRWSAGDALAVTVADPAPDDALASAGMLRWELPLGPGESRTIELRTSRDRTTRAPAGRVANPLSDARAEGDDPRADAWFRTSLDDLRALLLRDPEEPGDAFAAAGVPWRLGLAPAESLWAARMALPLGTGLAAATLRTLARTQTGGRGADAGKIPGPLRAAGAQLPPGCTGTEATLGFPAVLAEARRWGLAEDEVARLLPAAEACLNWLREALGSDGFLADPDPGPRRVETQAHAHRAALLGADLLAACGRPGAAEWREWAAALGERFRDRFWIDGPDGGRPAAALHPDGRPLPRLTGAAAHLLDTGLLGGARLAPGLLDRVRTEQLARLLGSPAMDCGWGLRSMAAREPGHNPFGHRAGAVRAYESAIAVAGLIQAGFEKEAAGLLRGLLDASEAFDHRLPEMYAGEQRTADSAPLPHPAACRPAAVAAAAGIHALTALAGIRPDAPAGTVAVAPPAGAPLGALRLSDLRVAGEPFTVRISRLGVGMVEEAADGLQLGG; this is translated from the coding sequence CTGCCGCCCGTGCACGGCTCCGTCATCTGCGTCGCCGCGCCCGGCCTGGTCATCTCACCGGAGCACGGTCAGCTCACCGGGCGCGGGATCGAAGGGATCTACCGAGCCGGGCGCAGGCTGCTGTCCCGCTGCGTGCTGCGCGTCGGCGGCCGCGATCCCGTCTCCGTACAGGGACGCAGCCTCGGCGCCGACCGGGCCTCGTTCACCGCCACCGTCCGCACCGGCGTCGAGGCCGGGCCCGACCCCGACATCGGCGTGGAGCGGGTCCGCCACGCGGACGGCACCGAGCGCATCACCCTGCGCAGCTTCGCCGCCCGGCCCCTACGGCTCCCCGTGGAGGTGTCCCTCGGCACCGACCTGGCCGAACTGGCGGCGGTGGCGGCGGGCCGCGCCGGGCCCGAACTCGCCGCCGCCGTACACGCGGGCGGCCTGCGCTGGAGCGCCGGCGACGCCCTCGCCGTCACCGTCGCCGACCCCGCGCCCGACGACGCCCTCGCCTCGGCCGGGATGCTGCGTTGGGAACTCCCGCTCGGGCCCGGCGAATCCCGGACCATCGAGTTGCGCACCTCCCGCGACCGCACCACGCGGGCCCCCGCCGGACGGGTCGCCAACCCTCTCTCCGACGCCCGCGCCGAAGGGGACGACCCGAGAGCCGACGCCTGGTTCCGCACCAGCCTGGACGATCTCCGCGCCCTGCTCCTGAGAGACCCCGAGGAACCGGGCGACGCCTTCGCGGCGGCCGGAGTGCCGTGGCGGCTCGGGCTGGCGCCGGCCGAATCGCTGTGGGCCGCGCGCATGGCACTGCCGCTCGGCACCGGGCTGGCCGCCGCCACCCTGCGCACGCTGGCCCGCACCCAGACCGGGGGGCGGGGCGCCGACGCGGGGAAGATCCCCGGCCCGCTACGCGCCGCCGGAGCGCAGCTGCCGCCGGGCTGCACCGGGACAGAGGCCACCCTCGGCTTCCCGGCGGTGCTCGCCGAGGCCCGCCGGTGGGGGCTCGCCGAGGACGAGGTGGCCCGGCTGCTGCCCGCCGCCGAGGCCTGCCTGAACTGGCTGCGCGAGGCGCTCGGCAGCGACGGCTTCCTCGCCGACCCGGACCCCGGGCCCCGGCGCGTCGAAACCCAGGCCCACGCACACCGGGCCGCGCTGCTCGGCGCCGACCTGCTCGCCGCATGCGGGCGGCCCGGAGCCGCGGAGTGGCGGGAGTGGGCGGCCGCCCTGGGGGAGAGGTTCCGGGACCGGTTCTGGATCGACGGCCCGGACGGCGGGCGCCCCGCCGCAGCCCTGCACCCCGACGGGCGACCACTGCCCCGGCTGACCGGAGCCGCCGCGCACCTGCTGGACACCGGCCTGCTGGGCGGGGCGCGCCTGGCTCCCGGCCTGCTGGACCGGGTCCGCACCGAGCAACTCGCCCGCCTCCTCGGCTCCCCGGCCATGGACTGCGGCTGGGGGCTGCGCAGCATGGCCGCCAGGGAACCGGGACACAACCCCTTTGGCCACCGCGCCGGCGCCGTCCGCGCGTACGAGAGCGCGATCGCCGTGGCCGGGCTGATCCAGGCCGGCTTCGAGAAGGAGGCCGCGGGGCTGCTCCGCGGGCTGCTGGACGCGTCCGAGGCCTTCGACCACCGACTGCCGGAGATGTACGCCGGCGAACAGCGCACCGCCGACAGCGCCCCGCTCCCGCACCCGGCGGCCTGCCGACCCGCGGCCGTGGCCGCAGCGGCCGGGATCCACGCGCTCACCGCCCTGGCGGGGATCCGCCCCGACGCCCCGGCCGGGACCGTCGCCGTCGCACCCCCGGCGGGCGCCCCCCTCGGAGCCCTGCGCCTGTCGGACCTACGGGTCGCGGGGGAACCGTTCACCGTCCGGATCAGCCGGCTCGGCGTCGGCATGGTGGAGGAGGCGGCCGATGGGCTCCAACTGGGCGGCTAG
- a CDS encoding NUDIX domain-containing protein: MSPYDPSAFPPFAVTVDLVVLTVRRHALCALVVKRGEQPFQGRWALPGGFVRGDEDLGAAAARELAEETGLCAHDAAVPGVDQGAHLEQLATYGDPGRDPRMRVVSVAHLVLAPDLPAPRAGGDANSARWAPVDELLGGSEQPSGGLAFDHERILADGVERARSKIEYSSLATAFCPPEFTVGELRRVYEAVWGVALDPRNFHRKVTGTPGFLVPAGGTTTRQGGRPAQLFRAGGATLLNPPMLRPEV; the protein is encoded by the coding sequence ATGTCGCCCTACGACCCGTCGGCCTTCCCGCCCTTCGCCGTCACCGTCGACCTGGTCGTGCTCACCGTACGGCGCCACGCGCTCTGCGCGCTGGTCGTCAAACGGGGTGAGCAACCGTTCCAGGGACGATGGGCGCTGCCCGGTGGCTTCGTCCGCGGAGACGAGGACCTGGGGGCGGCCGCGGCCAGGGAACTCGCCGAGGAAACCGGCCTGTGCGCGCACGACGCGGCCGTACCCGGCGTCGACCAGGGCGCCCACCTCGAACAGCTCGCCACCTACGGCGACCCCGGGCGCGACCCCCGGATGCGGGTGGTCAGCGTCGCGCACCTGGTCCTCGCCCCGGACCTGCCCGCGCCCCGCGCGGGCGGTGACGCCAACAGTGCCCGCTGGGCCCCCGTCGACGAGCTCCTGGGCGGCTCCGAGCAGCCTTCCGGCGGCCTCGCCTTCGACCACGAGCGGATCCTCGCCGACGGAGTGGAGCGGGCCCGCTCGAAGATCGAGTACTCCTCTCTGGCCACCGCCTTCTGTCCGCCCGAGTTCACCGTCGGGGAGCTGCGGCGGGTGTACGAGGCCGTCTGGGGTGTGGCGCTCGATCCGCGGAACTTCCACCGCAAGGTCACCGGGACCCCCGGGTTCCTGGTCCCCGCCGGCGGTACGACGACCCGTCAGGGCGGCCGCCCCGCCCAACTGTTCCGGGCGGGCGGAGCCACCCTGCTCAATCCGCCCATGCTGCGCCCGGAGGTCTGA